CGTGTCGATGGCCCAGGAAATCCACATCACAGGTCCCGTGCTGGACGCGCCGGCGGTCGCCCGGATCCTGGAGCAGTGGTCGATCAAGCCGATCCAGAAACAGGCCGCGCTCCGCGGCATCGCCGACAAGATGGTGGTGTACGAATTGCCGTGAGGGGCAGGCGAGGGCGCTGCCATAATTTCCGTCATTGCGAACGCCGCAAAACGTTTCCCCAATGTCGTCCTGGCGAAAGCCAGGACCCATACCCACCGGCCGCGGTTCGCGCGAAGACTGGTAGTTGGCAGTTCCGCACAAGACTTCTCCCTGGGGTAATGGGTCCTGGCGTTCGCCAGGACGACTCGGAGAAGTTGCTCTGACAGATTGCCGAAACGTAATGCAGCGCGGGGCATAAGCGCGCATTGCGCGGTGCGAATTTCCCGCTCATATAAAGGGGAGAGGCCGCCGTGGCGGCGCCACCCATTGCGGCAGGATTTCATGCTCGACGGACTGCGCCAATTCATTGCCGACATCGTCGCCCCCGAGGCGCAGGACCGCGCCTTTGGCGACAGCGATTATCGCCTGGCGGCGACCGCGCTGCTGATCCATGTGATCTCGCTCGATGGTGAGCCGACGGAAGCTGAACGGCGCAAGCTGCACAGCCTGATCGAAAGCCATTTCTCGCTGGATCGCGGCACCGCGGACCGCCTGATCGCGTCGGCGACGCAGGTCGAGGGCGAGGCAGTCGACCTCTATCACTTTACCAGCGTCATCATGCGCTCCCTCAATGAAGACGGCCGCAAGCGCATCGTCGAGATGATGTGGGAGCTGGTCTATGCCGACGGCCAGGTGACCGAGTTCGAGGACAACGTCCTCTGGCGCGCGTCCGATCTGCTCGGCGTATCACAGCGCGACCGGATCGACCTCAAGCATCTCATCGCCAACCGCAGCACCGGTCAGGTCAAGGACGGCGTCGCCAGCACTTGAGCGCATCGGCGCGACAAGGTCGCTCGCGGCCACATGACGAAACTTTAATGTATCGGCCGACTACGGTTTAGCCGAATACCCCTGCAAATCAGCGTTTTTTCCGCGTTCTTGATCGAACGCGCGCCCCGCCTTGCACGCGTGCGGCTTGCGTCCCGCACGCGGCCTATGCTCTCGTCCTTTGGTTGTCGCCCTAATTCCGCTTGCATTGAAGAGACGTCGATCGTGGCTGAGCGTGTGACGCTGATTACCGGTGCCTCGGCGGGCATAGGCACAGAGCTGGCGCGCGTGTTTGCCGCGAACGGTCACCGCCTGGCATTGGCGGCGCGCCGCGCCGACCGGCTCGATGCATTGGCGAGCGAGATCGCAGCCAAGGGCGGCACGGCGCCGATCGTGATCGCCTGCGATCTGGAAGAGCCTGGTGCGGGCGAGAAGATCGCGGCGGCGCTGGCCGCTGCCGACGTCGAGCTCGACCATCTCGTCAACAATGCCGGCTTCGGGGTGTTCGGCGACGCGATCGAGTGCGATCGCGCGGAGCAGCTCGGCATCATCGACGTCAACATCCGCGCGCTGACCGATCTGTCGCTGCGTTTCGCGGATCAGCTCGTCAAGAACAAGGGCGGCATTCTCAACGTCGGCTCGGTCGCGGGCTTCCTGCCCGGCCCCGGCATGGCTGTCTATTACGCCTCCAAGGCCTACGTCATCTCTTTCACCGAGGCGCTGCGCGGCGAGCTCGGACCGCGCGGCGTCCGCGTCACCGTACTTTGCCCGGGTCCTGTGGCGACCGAATTTCAGACGCGCGCCGGTTTTACCCCGGGATTCGATTCCGCCGTTCTCGACGTCTCTGCCGCTGACGTTGCGCGCGTCGCCTATCGCGGGCTGATGGCCAATAAGCGGGCGGTGTTGCCTGGTCTCGGCATCAAGATCGTGCCTTTTCTGCTGCGCTTCTTCCCGCGCGGGTTCATTTTGGCCGCTGTCGGCCGATTCCAGAGGCGCCGGCGCTAAAGCATGA
This region of Bradyrhizobium sp. CCGUVB1N3 genomic DNA includes:
- a CDS encoding TerB family tellurite resistance protein, with translation MLDGLRQFIADIVAPEAQDRAFGDSDYRLAATALLIHVISLDGEPTEAERRKLHSLIESHFSLDRGTADRLIASATQVEGEAVDLYHFTSVIMRSLNEDGRKRIVEMMWELVYADGQVTEFEDNVLWRASDLLGVSQRDRIDLKHLIANRSTGQVKDGVAST
- a CDS encoding SDR family oxidoreductase, whose product is MAERVTLITGASAGIGTELARVFAANGHRLALAARRADRLDALASEIAAKGGTAPIVIACDLEEPGAGEKIAAALAAADVELDHLVNNAGFGVFGDAIECDRAEQLGIIDVNIRALTDLSLRFADQLVKNKGGILNVGSVAGFLPGPGMAVYYASKAYVISFTEALRGELGPRGVRVTVLCPGPVATEFQTRAGFTPGFDSAVLDVSAADVARVAYRGLMANKRAVLPGLGIKIVPFLLRFFPRGFILAAVGRFQRRRR